A section of the Babesia microti strain RI chromosome I, complete genome genome encodes:
- a CDS encoding leucyl-tRNA synthetase (overlaps_old_locusTagID:BBM_I01650;~overlaps_old_locusTagID:BBM_I01655) — MLNIANVALQIAIILNITFSYRTDYKVYPHKRIERKWQRFWLDNKTFEIPSDKNITIESKPKYYCLGMIPYPSGSGLHMGHMLGYTGLDIVARYKRMCGYEVLNPIGWDSFGIPAERYAEEVNRPVQEVVDENINNFKRQLLLMGYSYDWSKTITTSDPSYYKWTQWTFLQMYKKALVERAFCLANYCPKLGTVLSNEEIINGLSERGGFEVYRKKIPHWTIKITKYCDWLNDNLEHLQDWPEKVINAQRNWIGKLVGYLIPFDTASCDIKLRAFITDPLELIRCNRIDVSADFDALSKLVTPKQSQQVYKLADKCKRLSNIQRMRLGEIVHTGMFAINPITKANIPVYVNPTILSDVSNNNADMENCRIHTNDQLTNEIDGNAAKNGEIYANDFIKHTKFLMRDWIFSRQRNWGEPIPLINCNGQYQPVDKLPYIEPKPTETMPQWAGSSFHFVRFIDPTNQYCLVSKELANKWLPVDLYIGGSEHAISHLLYSRFWYKFLHDINMVPNDVPFKKVCLHGMLHERKYIHIVNGKEIEVCNNEVIHYKDKFYLKNVEGGIDFKTSVIAKCAKMSKSKGNIVSPDHLIEQYGTDVLRLHLMFLGPFDRDKIWKLEGISGMQRLITRVYNLIVWNGTKLNHKIVDIVPNKCYKMETNKLIHGVTKDIENLKFNKSPALFSSYMNFISRYTSGKIRDEVTLHDFTLIPLKCVKILVKLLNPFCPHLAEELWQIINLHSTSSSGANQSTIKSIKSLCYEEWPTEMI; from the exons atgttaaatatcgcaaatgtAGCACTTCAAATCgcaattatattaaatataacattttctTATCGTACTGATTACAAAGTATACCCTCACAAACGCATAGAACGAAAATGGCAAAGGTTCTGGTTGGACAACAAAACATTTGAGATTCCAAGTGacaaaaatatcactattGAATCCAAACCAAAATACTATTGCTTAGGTATGATACCCTATCCTTCTGGTAGCGGATTACACATGGGCCATATGCTGGGTTATACTGGGTTAGATATCGTGGCACGTTATAAACGCATGTGCGGCTATGAAGTTCTAAATCCAATAGGCTGGGATTCTTTCGGTATTCCAGCGGAGCGCTATGCCGAAGAGGTCAATAGGCCAGTGCAAGAGGTGgttgatgaaaatatcaacaattttaagCGTCAATTATTACTAATGGGCTATTCATACGATTGGTCTAAGACGATTACTACTTCTGATCCCAGTTATTACAAGTGGACACAGTGGACATTCCTACAAATGTACAAGAAAGCACTAGTTGAAAGGGCATTTTGCCTGGCAAATTATTGCCCCAAATTag GCACCGTGTTATCAAATGAAGAGATAATAAATGGGTTGTCGGAACGAGGTGGTTTTGAGGTATATCGCAAAAAAATCCCTCATTGGACTATAAAGATCACCAAGTACTGTGATTGGCTAAACGATAATTTGGAACACCTTCAGGACTGGCCAGAGAAGGTGATAAATGCCCAAAGGAACTGGATAGGTAAATTAGTTGGCTATTTGATCCCATTTGACACAGCGAGTTgtgatataaaattacgGGCCTTTATCACAGATCCACTGGAATTAATTAGGTGCAACCGCATTGATGTTAGCGCGGATTTTGATGCACTTAGCAAATTAGTCACTCCAAAACAATCACAGCAAGTGTATAAATTGGCGGATAAGTGCAAAAGACTTTCCAATATACAGCGAATGAGGCTAGGCGAAATAGTACATACTGGTATGTTTGCCATCAATCCCATCACCAAAGCTAATATTCCAGTCTATGTCAACCCTACTATCTTATCAGATGTCTCTAACAACAATGCTGATATGGAAAATTGTAGAATACATACAAACGACCAATTAACAAACGAAATTGATGGAAATGCTGCAAAAAATGGCGAAATATATGCAAATGATTTCATTAAACATACAAAATTCTTGATGCGAGACTGGATATTTTCGAGACAACGAAACTGGGGAGAACCGATCCCCCTAATCAATTGCAATGGCCAATACCAGCCTGTAGATAAACTTCCATATATAGAACCTAAACCTACGGAGACAATGCCTCAATGGGCAGGTTCATCCTTTCACTTTGTGCGATTTATTGACCCTACAAACCAATATTGCCTAGTGTCCAAAGAACTGGCTAATAAGTGGTTACCAGTGGATTTGTACATTGGTGGATCAGAACATGCTATTtcacatttattatattctaGATTCTGGTACAAATTTTTGCACGACATTAATATGGTACCCAATGACGTGCCATTCAAAAAAGTGTGCCTCCACGGCATGTTACATGAGCGGAAATATATCCATATAGTTAATGGTAAGGAAATTGAAGTTTGTAATAATGAAGTTATTCACTATAAGGATAAATTTTACCTCAAAAATGTCGAGGGAGGGATTGATTTCAAAACCAGTGTCATTGCTAAATGCGCCAAAATGTCAAAGTCAAAGGGTAACATTGTATCCCCTGATCATTTAATTGAACAATATGGTACCGATGTACTGAGGCTACATTTGATGTTTTTAGGTCCATTTGATCGGGACAAAATCTGGAAATTAGAAGGGATTTCTGGCATGCAACGACTTATAACCAGAGTGTACAATCTAATCGTATGGAATGGCACCAAATTAAATCACAAAATTGTTGACATTGTACCCAATAAATGCTACAAAATGGAGACAAACAAGTTAATTCACGGGGTAACTAAGGACATTGAAAACTTGAAGTTTAATAAATCACCTGCTTTATTCTCTTCTTATATGAATTTCATAAGCCGGTACACAAGTGGAAAGATTAGGGACGAAGTTACACTGCATGATTTTACCTTAATACCCTTAAAATGTGTTAAGATACTAgtaaaattgctaaatcCCTTTTGCCCACATTTAGCAGAAGAACTTTGGCAAATCATCAATTTACACTCAACATCCTCATCAGGAGCAAACCAGTCAAcaataaaatcaattaagTCGTTGTGTTATGAAGAATGGCCGACTGAAATGATCTAA
- a CDS encoding conserved Plasmodium protein, unknown function (overlaps_old_locusTagID:BBM_I01660) has protein sequence MYTSLFVDFTTTSLEKRLVLGVTLHRVPPSWSLSEIVRNISLFTSLRELKIVSFISMFRETTDNGYDDECGNKVHLLCDSLDSKTTLLRIRVIPFVGDKCGIIVIRPMKSIIRLENVECVYTIPKYGNIDVAVEMAEAMKLLDENNISLKYATLIAMNILNDDYSWNNMRVETIWPMLASNTLIIELMTKLTEVVRNHKTPKFKSFLCENKYDITDIFDTNTLKWAWETNLTGEYTRNNKQFSSNPFTSAVTSVENKGNNYTLDDANNQNYGTSDNYINYDNRDYSDNYMIDDQCYGSETYNRLTNYTRDVNYKQGHEIGGDRLKLHTGCIRFEKNRNRWVVDLTLHRFRNQKCFHVSHYGFIGGLQAARKWRYDYMSKMNTMISPSMERKVFKDIWDKIHMMDQELWPQLVAAVTTPIEGYEDAHNCININEYIVAMDQTNPT, from the exons ATGTATACGTCCCTTTTTGTAGATTTTACAACCACATCTCTGGAGAAAAGGCTAGTTCTTGGTGTTACGTTACATAGAGTTCCCCCGTCGTG GAGTCTAAGCGAAATCGTCCGTAATATATCACTATTCACTTCATTAAGGGAATTGAAAATTGTGTCGTTTATTTCAATGTTCAGGGAAACTACTGATAATGGATATGACGATGAGTGTGGAAATAAAGTGCATTTGCTGTGTGATTCTCTGGATAGCAAAACC ACTTTGTTGAGAATACGAGTGATACCTTTTGTAGGAGACAAATGCGGAATAATAGTGATTAGACCAATGAAATCTATAATTAGATTGGAAAATGTAGAGTGTGTGTATACTATTCCAAAATATGGCAATATAGACGTTGCGGTGGAGATGGCAGAAGCTATGAAGTTGcttgatgaaaataatatatcgCTCAAGTATGCAACTCTTATAGCAATGAACATACTAAATG ATGATTATTCGTGGAACAATATGAGGGTGGAAACCATATGGCCAATGTTAGCTTCTAACACACTAATAATTGAGCTTATGACTAAACTGACAGAGGTGGTTAGGAATCATAAAACACCTAAATTCAAGTCATTTCTGtgtgaaaataaatatgatataactGACATTTTCGACACTAACACTTTGAAATGGGCATGGGAAACTAATTTAACAGGGGAATATACTAGaaataataaacaattttctaGTAATCCTTTTACAAGTGCAGTCACTTCTGTAGAAAATAAAGGCAATAATTACACCTTAGACGATGctaataatcaaaattacGGCACcagtgataattatatcaactATGACAACCGTGATTATTCcgataattatatgattGATGATCAGTGTTATGGAAGCGAAACATATAATAGattaacaaattacacTAGGGATGTAAATTACAAGCAGGGACACGAGATTGGAGGCGATAGACTAAAATTACATACAGGATGCATAAGATTTGAGAAAAATCGCAACCGCTGGGTCGTAGACCTTACGTTACATAGATTTAGGAATCAAAAATGCTTTCACGTCAGCCATTATGGATTTATTGGAGGACTTCAAGCGGCAAGAAAGTGGAGATATGATTATATGAGTAAAATGAATACAATGATATCGCCAAGTATGGAAAGGAAGGTGTTCAAAGACATATGGGACAAAATTCACATGATGGACCAGGAACTATGGCCACAGCTAGTGGCAGCAGTTACCACCCCAATTGAGGGTTATGAAGATGCccataattgtataaatataaatgaatacATTGTGGCTATGGATCAGACCAATCCCACCTAA
- a CDS encoding U6 snRNA-associated Sm-like protein LSm8 (overlaps_old_locusTagID:BBM_I01665) codes for MISGLEDLVNCTVLVVTYDGRVFVGSLEGFDQLTNLILNQSEERVYRCNSPVERLKLGLFVIRGDNVVLIGEVDNELDFSTNFDQISASAIGPIIA; via the exons ATGATTTCTGGTTTGGAAGATCTCGTAAATT GCACTGTACTGGTAGTAACATACGACGGTCGCGTCTTTGTGGGATCGCTCGAGGGTTTCGATCAACTCACAAATCTGATCCTCAACCAGAGCGAGGAACGAGTATATCGTTGCAATTCTCCCGTGGAACGTCTTAAGCTGGGATTATTTGTGATTAGGGGTGACAACGT TGTCTTGATAGGAGAGGTGGATAACGAACTTGATTTTTCAACCAATTTTGACCAAATATCTGCTTCAGCGATCGGTCCA ATCATTGCATAG
- a CDS encoding protein disulfide-isomerase A1 (overlaps_old_locusTagID:BBM_I01670), whose protein sequence is MNICNQLFIINALVIPTFARTFYEGSKSFASEDGVFIVTDANYDDFIAAHPVAMIEFYAPWCGYCKQLAPEYARAASMLKEQNIPAVLGKLDSTVNQKTSTINQVDAYPTLKLFKNGTVLSYPGDRTAKKIVDWIQEMLLPSTTEIDENQTNYNGKIAYVLEYTSMEEEIFKLFVTVADKHRPLGKFYTKRADKNSLTVYRDGEDPIIFNDKVEEIEKFIMDESFPLFGQITSDNYMQYVESKKNLSWFCGTSAHFEEYKGVMIQVAKHQRKDTLMIWLDTDEFPSVPQAFLLDSIPGIAHLNANGRYLLQNDKNQLNSVETINQFYIDVAEGKIKKSVKSEPIPEENNNPVKIVVGSTLEDFIFQSDKDVMLVIYSPRCAYCKKMEPEYEKFAEKVKLEPHVQIGKFNSDVNESPIPEVTWEGLPTIIFTNAGVRNVEVYEGERTAEEFYKFLSQRVTIPLSNSDKQEEL, encoded by the exons atgaatatttgtaatCAATTGTTTATCATTAATGCTTTAGTGATTCCTACGTTTGCACGTACGTTTTACGAGGGATCCAAGTCTTTTGCATCCGAAGACGGTGTATTCATTGTGACAGATGCCAATTACGACGATTTTATCGCAGCACATCCTGTGGCGATGATTGAATTTTATGCTCCATG GTGTGGATATTGTAAACAGTTGGCACCTGAATATGCAAGGGCTGCATCGATGCTCAAGGAACAAAACATACCTGCGGTGTTGGGTAAACTTGATTCCACTGTCAACCAGAAAACATCAACTATAAACCAAGTAGACGCATATCCAACACTAAAACTCTTCAAAAATGGCACCGTATTATCATACCCAGGCGATAGAACT GCTAAAAAAATAGTCGATTGGATCCAAGAAATGCTGCTCCCATCGACTACTGAAATAGATGAAAaccaaacaaattataatggtaaaattgcatatgtACTGGAGTATACCAGCATGGAGgaagaaatatttaaattgtttgttacAGTTGCTGATAAGCATAGACCTTTGGGCAAGTTTTACACTAAGCGCGCTGATAAAAATTCTTTGACTGTGTACAGGGATGGTGAAGATcctataatatttaatgataag GTGGaggaaattgaaaaattcaTAATGGACGAGTCCTTCCCTCTCTTCGGGCAAATAACCAGTGATAACTACATGCAGTATGTGGAGAGCAAGAAGAATCTTTCCTGGTTCTGTGGTACTTCAGCTCATTTTGAAGAATATAAGGGTGTTATGATCCAAGTGGCCAAGCACCAACGTAAAGATACTTTGATGATTTGGCTAGACACAGATGAATTTCCTTCGGTTCCGC AGGCATTCCTATTGGATTCTATCCCTGGCATAGCCCATTTGAATGCAAATGGGAGATACCTATTGCAAAATGACAAAAACCAACTCAACAGCGTGGaaacaataaatcaattttatattgatgTGGCTGAGGGGAAGATCAAGAAGTCAGTAAAGTCAGAACCGATACCAGAAGAAAATAACAACCCAGTAAAAATAGTTGTTGGGTCTACTTTGGAGGATTTTATATTCCAGAGCGATAAGGATGTAATGCTGGTTATATATTCACCCAGATGTGCCTACTGCAAAAAGATGGAACCAGAATACGAGAAGTTTGCTGAAAAGGTAAAATTGGAGCCTCACGTgcaaattggcaaatttaaCAGTGATGTCAACGAATCGCCTATTCCAGAAGTTACCTGGGAGGGATTGCCAACTATCATATTCACCAATGCTGGCGTTAGAAATGTGGAAGTTTATGAGGGTGAAAGAACGGCTGAAGAGTTTTACAAGTTTCTATCCCAAAGGGTCACTATACCGCTCTCTAACAGCGATAAGCAAGAAGAACTctaa
- a CDS encoding Histone-lysine N-methyltransferase EHMT1 (overlaps_old_locusTagID:BBM_I01675): MGNLYEYTMGRIKTSKLGFDDFYIDIELDRSKPDEPQHMYQSIVKQYDQDEGLSRFSDTTELAELDTTTTICNKLKDLKPFDPVTEELGERDKNDILYGPITHEQHEQIIKFNSLNNKEQLVWFMELFEHFWYTRTRSFSSKGSRQSIVDDIKMLHNTLGGPKKFFNVGQGVFKLPPFTYFLVKEELYHFSICISLNQTVSVDDYRSDVTTLTLNEKVAHAVLLDVNAPLRDDQGLRFILLGQSDNPNKNQTLSTPSNAALLQSWLHEIPIRVVRAYNCHSRFAPLWGYRYDGLYRIIDVYSDTNNDGIRIWVFIFSACNENIIPPSHVYTEQMEATLYKIRDPHTRMRVAYQIQARAKIQRAIPLKRSEYIKQVDVVYNGKKLFTIGVSYMLKKRPCDKYPAVLNLYCIYKFIVKICMERKLATGWLNNEVHKYQTYENLNVSQDKLQESHTVMWALGGFLPLVLGIQKIDKKRLTLDEMCDKLDDKRVEKYCEHVEYIPINKEMARISARQFFPQSEIDFIWTFIHLKGPFPDTWDPREDISAGTETFPIPVENDIDKEMPPMGFTYVTSNVFLSRLPRLDFEPICSGCLPPNFESIDNFDRIAINGFCRALKNRKNGMIYCEGVNKVYLSAIQIHASCSDNCLCPSNCTNRLPEGIQVPVKLVKTALLDWELHTQIFIPKGTYIMQYVGEGISRSEMVAREHKYDKMGLFNYCMEAVEMEKEVDDWLMPCIDSMFIGNIARFLNHSCEPNVQVVTVWRGEDFPCIGVYSLCDIAAGDALTYCYGSAYKSIPCLCCSPQCKGYIGIN; the protein is encoded by the exons ATGGGTAATCTGTACGAGTATACTATGGGAAGGATAAAGACGTCAAAACTAGGGTTTGATGATTTCTACATTGACATCGAACTCGATCGCTCTAAACCTGATGAACCGCAGCATATGTATCAGTCCATCGTCAAGCAGTACGATCAAGACGAAGGCTTATCTCGTTTTTCGGATACAACTGAACTAGCTGAGTTAGACACTACAACGACGATTTGTAATAAACTCAAGGACTTGAAA CCTTTCGATCCTGTAACTGAGGAGTTGGGAGAAcgtgataaaaatgatatattatacgGGCCAATAACCCATGAACAACACGAACAAATCATCAAGTTTAATAGTTTGAACAATAAGGAGCAATTGGTTTGGTTCATGGAACTATTTGAACACTTTTGGTATACAAGAACTAGATCTTTCAGTTCCAAGGGATCAAGACAATCTATTGTGGATGATATAAAGATGTTGCATAATACTTTGGGCGGgcctaaaaaatttttcaatgtaGGCCAGGGGGTGTTCAAGTTGCCTCCCTTCACATATTTCCTGGTTAAGGAGGAGCTATACCATTTCTCCATATGCATATCGCTCAACCAAACGGTTTCAGTTGATGATTACAGGTCAGATGTCACTACATTGACTCTAAATGAAAAGG TGGCCCATGCCGTATTGCTTGATGTAAATGCCCCGCTAAGGGATGATCAAGGATTGAGATTCATTTTGTTGGGGCAATCAGATAATCCGAATAAG AACCAAACATTGTCTACGCCTTCTAATGCTGCGCTGCTCCAGTCTTGGCTGCACGAAATACCGATTCGAGTAGTGCGCGCATACAATTGTCATTCAAG ATTCGCACCACTTTGGGGTTATAGATACGATGGCCTATATCGCATTATCGATGTTTACTCCGATACCAACAATGACGGAATAAGAATTTGGGTCTTCATATTCTCCGCTTGCAACGAGAATATTATACCTCCATCGCATGTGTATACAGAGCAAATGGAAGCAACGCTTTATAAGATTAGAGACCC GCACACCCGTATGCGTGTTGCATATCAAATCCAGGCCCGCGCCAAGATTCAGCGCGCCATTCCCCTAAAGCGCTCGGAATACATAAAACAAGTGGAT GTCGTCTATAATGGAAAGAAGTTGTTTACAATTGGGGTGTCTTATATGCTAAAGAAGAGGCCGTGCGACAAGTACCCTGCAGTACTAAATCTGTATTGCATCTACAAGTTTATAGTGAAG ATTTGCATGGAAAGGAAGTTGGCAACTGGCTGGCTTAATAATGAGGTTCATAAGTACCAGACCTATGAGAACCTAAATGTATCGCAAGATAAATTGCAAGAGAGTCACACGGTAATGTGGGCTTTGGGTGGATTCCTACCATTAGTGCTAGGAATACAGAAGATTGACAAAAAGAGGCTTACACTTGATGAGATGTGTGATAAATTAGACGACAAGAGGGTTGAAAAGTATTGTGAGCATGTGGAATATATTCCAATTAACAAGGAGATGGCCAGGATATCTGCTAGGCAATTTTTTCCACAG TCTGAAATAGATTTTATTTGGACATTTATACACTTGAAGGGGCCGTTTCCTGATACATGGGATCCCAGAGAGGATATCTCTGCTGGTACCGAAACCTTTCCAATTCCAGTGGAGAACGATATTGACAAAGAAATGCCTCCCATGGGTTTTACATATGTTACGAGCAATGTATTCCTCTCTCGATTACCAAGACTTGATTTTGAACCTATCTGTTCTGGTTGTCTTCCACCAAATTTTGAGtcaattgacaattttgatCGAAT CGCCATAAATGGCTTCTGCAGGGCGTTAAAAAACAGGAAAAATGGCATGATATATTGCGAGGGTGTCAACAAAGTATACCTATCAGCTATCCAAATTCATGCCTCCTGTTCCGACAACTGCCTCTGTCCTAGTAACTGCACTAACAGGCTGCCTGAAGGTATTCAAGTACCAGTTAAACTGGTCAAAACTGCGTTGCTGGACTGGGAATTGCACACGCAGATATTTATTCCCAAAGGTACATACATTATGCAATATGTGGGTGAAGGTATTTCCAGGAGCGAGATGGTGGCAAGGGAACACAAGTACGATAAGATGGGCCTATTTAACTACTGTATGGAGGCAGTGGAAATGGAGAAGGAGGTAGACGATTGGCTTATGCCTTGCATAGATTCAATGTTCATTGGAAACATTGCCAGGTTTTTGAATCACTCTTGCGAACCTAATGTACAGGTTGTCACGGTGTGGCGGGGAGAAGATTTCCCTTGTATAGGTGTATATTCGTTGTGCGATATTGCAGCAGGGGATGCCTTGACTTATTGTTATGGTTCGGCCTACAAGTCAATTCCCTGTCTCTGTTGTTCCCCTCAATGCAAGGGCTATATTGGCATCAATTAG
- a CDS encoding cis-prenyltransferase, dehydrodolichyl diphosphate synthase (overlaps_old_locusTagID:BBM_I01680): MWLCHNMVKLLRQILFKVVGKLFCVKHLAIIMDGNRRWARIMNLPLKEGWSHGIWKLYEIIEVASELGIENVSVFAFSMLNFQRVESELNELDEISIRTLTKPDQIMRLARQYNIRIFACGDTKYLPKKVRNAVRMIEKETCKNSKMILNLCVSYGGRNEIKRSLKRVGKTTSKNKLNDIALKRLFWKNLYTGHSPRPDILIRTSGENRISDFMIYQVSEFTSIYFHQMLWPEFRISSLIAILVHYTVFKV; the protein is encoded by the exons ATGTGGTTGTGTCACAACATGGTCAAGTTACTCCGACAGATTCTCTTTAAAGTGGTtggcaaattattttgtgtaaaGCATTTGGCCATTATTATGGATGGAAATAGGAGATGGGCTAGGATTATGAACTTGCCTCTAAAGGAAGGTTGGTCTCATGGAATATGGAAGCTTTATGAG ATAATAGAAGTAGCCTCGGAACTGggaattgaaaatgtatcTGTATTCGCCTTCTCTATGTTGAATTTCCAGAGGGTAGAAAGCGAATTGAATGAATTAGATGAGATAAGTATTAGGACACTTACCAAACCCGATCAGATTAT GAGATTGGCTAGGCAGTATAACATTAGAATTTTTGCATGTGGTGACACAAAGTATTTACCTAAGAAG gTGCGAAATGCTGTGAGGATGATAGAGAAAGAAACATGTAAAAACTCAAAAATGATTCTCAACTTGTGCGTATCATACGGCGGAAGGAACGAGATTAAGAGGAGCTTAAAGAGGGTTGGAAAGACTACTAGcaaaaataaactaaaTGATATCGCATTGAAACGTCttttttggaaaaatcTATACACTGGACACTCTCCTAGACCAGATATACTCATTCGCACTTCCGGTGAAAACAGGATATCTGATTTCATGATCTATCAG GTATCAGAGTTtactagtatatattttcacCAAATGCTATGGCCTGAATTTAGAATATCATCACTAATCGCCATACTAGTACATTATACAGTTTTTAAAGTTTAG
- a CDS encoding Set1/Ash2 histone methyltransferase complex subunit ASH2 (overlaps_old_locusTagID:BBM_I01685) produces the protein MGYVMHILRYKDDSITLEGNKIIGYKGWITCLANLAAQHGNWYFEVHFHTQFKELQFIGNPLADIPKPALRVGWACRYQRYDTPLGINNFSIGYSSVDGSCVRVIRDSYAIPYNPGDIVGCYLHIPNNVSLLPDPRNDHKLYEFLQGGMLCDPQFPPDAEVIPESYVKFSVNGVDQGLATHDLLNGCYHPAISLFMGAIATFNFGPNFKYDPGPEFLPCANMKPPEIP, from the exons ATGGGGTATGTTATGCATATACTTAGGTATAAAGATGATTCTATTACATTAGAAGGTAATAAAATCATCGGATACAAG GGATGGATCACTTGTTTGGCCAATTTGGCTGCACAACATGGCAATTGGTACTTTGAAGTCCACTTTCACACTCAATTCAAGGAGCTCCAATTCATAGGCAATCCACTCGCTGATATACCAAAGCCAGCACTAAG GGTGGGATGGGCTTGTAGATACCAGAGATATGATACTCCTTTAGggattaataatttcagTATTGGTTATTCCAGCGTCGATGGCAGTTGTGTAAGGGTTATCAGGGATTCTTATGCCATCCCTTACa aCCCAGGAGATATCGTAGGTTGTTACCTTCATATACCTAATAATGTATCACTCCTGCCGGACCCTAGAAATGATCACAAATTGTACGAATTTTTGCAAG gTGGCATGCTGTGTGATCCTCAATTTCCACCAGACGCTGAAGTAATTCCAGAATCAtatgtgaaattttcaGTTAATGGAGTTGA CCAAGGACTGGCTACACACGATCTGCTAAATGGATGTTATCATCCAGCCATTTCACTTTTTATGGGCGCTATCGCAACTTTCAATTTTG GTCCAAATTTTAAGTATGATCCGGGGCCCGAATTTTTACCATGTGCCAACATGAAACCGCCAGAGATACCATAG